From Hydractinia symbiolongicarpus strain clone_291-10 chromosome 11, HSymV2.1, whole genome shotgun sequence, the proteins below share one genomic window:
- the LOC130614517 gene encoding uncharacterized protein LOC130614517 isoform X2 yields MPHIFSRRISCPNTAHKLLEYIVNFSYFKVVTSVTSLSIGIVLYFVLDNVFGHLPFFVGVCILVTAVLGQCLTKCRRMLNNGSRLYLLRLLKLYIVLNIITALESCIVACVAAPGVSYYQRGTWLKDRNEGIVFYSALVICGIVEMVLSMLALSYSVTLGKLLRKETATNDHLQQQVNIDFPSLPPYTETEIVA; encoded by the exons ATGCCACATATATTTAGTAGGCGAATTTCATGTCCTAACACTGCTCATAAATTGCTAGAATACATTGTTAATTTTT cCTATTTTAAAGTTGTAACCAGTGTGACGTCACTATCCATTGGCATCGTTCTTTATTTTGTACTGGACAATGTTTTTGGCCACTTGCCTTTTTTTGTTGGTGTTTGTATATTGGTAACAGCAGTGTTGGGACAATGTCTAACAAAATGTCGTAGAATGCTGAATAATGGTTCAAGGTTATATCTATTGAGATTATTAAAACTTTATATCGTATTAAACATAATAACCGCATTGGAGTCATGTATTGTTGCTTGTGTTGCTGCTCCAGGTGTAAG tTATTACCAACGTGGAACCTGGTTAAAGGACCGAAATGAAGGGATCGTATTTTATTCAGCTTTGGTAATTTGTGGAATAGTTGAGATGGTACTGTCAATGCTTGCATTATCATACAGTGTCACTTTAGGAAAGCTCTTACGTAAAGAAACAGCAACAAATG ATCATTTACAACAACAGGTAAATATTGATTTTCCATCATTGCCACCCTATACCGAGACAGAAATTGTGGCGTAA